TAGTAAGCGGAACAGGATATGCCGATGAGCTCCTTAAAAGAGTGAAAGCAGGAGAAGCCCATTACGATTTTATAGAAGTTATGGGCTGCCCCGGAGGCTGTGTAAACGGCGGCGGCCAGCCTGTACAGCATGCCGTTGTACGAAATTTCCATGATCTCAGGGCTTTAAGGGCAAAAGTGCTTTACAATCAGGACAAGGGCTTTAAAAAGAGAAAGTCTCATGAAAATGCGGCTGTGAATAAGCTCTACGATGAATACCTTGGAAAGCCAGGAAGCGAAAAAGCCCACCATATTCTTCATACTGCTTATAAAGCAAGAGAAAAATATATGTAAAACGTATTTGACTATAATTTTAAGGCCGCCGGCGTTTGCAGTTGGCGGCCGTTTTCTATATATTATAAAAAGAAAGGGGTCTCTTATGAAAGAACATTTTAGAGCGTTTTCTGCTGTATTTCCTATGATATTTAAAGCAGGCCGCGATGAGACCAAGATTTTACTGCACCGCAGAAAAAATACTGGCTATCAGGACGGCAAATGGGATATAGCTGCCAGCGGACATGTGGATAAAGGTGAAACGGCACAAATGGCCGTTATACGGGAATGCAAAGAAGAGCTGGGCATTGATGTTAAAATGGCGGATATTGAGTTTGCACATCTGAGCCATCATTTTTCTCCAGACAGAACTTATTACGATATTTATTTTCTTATTAAAGGATATAACGGTGACCCTTCTATTATGGAGCCGGATAAGTGTTCAGAGTTAAGCTGGTTCAGTATAGAGGCGTTACCAGATGATATTATTGAATGCAGGAAGCTTGCAATAGAATGCTATATAAATAAAAAACTTTACAGCGAAATAATGGAAAGATAATGTATGCTTTAAAAAATGCCGCAAAATATTTTGCGGCATTTTTCGTATATATTTTATTTTTTAATAAATCCATTTTTTAGATTTCTTACATCGTTTATAACGATCATGGCATCGGGAGAATATTCATTTACAATTGCGGTGGCCTCGTCAAGACGCTTCCTCTTTAAGTAAATCATCATCAGGTCCACTTCACCGGCTTTTCCCTGGCCCTGCATGATTGTTACGCCGAAGCCTTTTTCCCTCAATGCATCGGAAAGAATGCCCTTAATATCGCTTTTAATAACTACTTGAATACATGCTGTTCCTATGGCAAGCTTGTTCTCAATGGTTGCCCCAAGGTAATTGCCCAAAGTAAAGGCAAGAGCGTAAACAACGACCTTAAGAGGGTCTTCCGTAACGTTTTCAAGGACGGCCCCTACAACATAAATCCATATCAGAATTTCAAAAAAGGCTATAAAAGAGCCTTTGAGCTTTTCACCGCGGTTTATGAGCACGTTTCTGATTGTTGCCATCGTAACCTCGATGAGTTTTGCTACAAATATTAATAAATACAGCATATAATCCCCCCATATTTTTAGTAGAATTATTGTATAGCAAATAAACCCGAGGAAGCAATAAGAAGTTGCTAAAAATAAGGAAAAAGAGATCCTTTTCTTTATTTTAATATAGTACCTTCCCTTTGATTTATTTTACTTATAGTAGATAGTGTATCATAAACAAAGTAAAAATAGAAATGAATTCTTAAATTCAGTAATATGTATATCAATTGCCGACAACTGATTTTTTAAACTCCTTAGAGTCTAGCAATTATTCTTTTACGCAGATATTACTATATGTGGCTGTTTTAAATAAAATTACTTTTTTGTCTTTAAAATGTTCACAGCAAAGCAAGTAAATACAGTAAATAAACTTGAAAACTAATTAAATATAAAAACAAAAGGCTGCTATCAAGCATAATCAGTATAGATGTCACAAAAGACTGATATTCCAAATAGCTCAAAAATGTACGGTTTCCGGGGAAATCTCTGTTTTTGGACTATGGGAAACAGGTTTTTGCGGCTGCTTTACTTTTAATTAGCTTTACATAGAGGAATTCAAACATAAAAAGGCGAATAACTTTAGTTATTCGCCTTAAATATATTAATATGCAAATATTAGTTACCGAAGAAAAGCTCTATATCATCTTCAACGCTTCCGATGCCTGCGATTCCAAAGGTTTCAACAAGTACATTTGCTACGTTTGGAGAAAGGAAAGCAGGAAGTGTAGGTCCTAAATGGATATTTTTAACGCCAAGATATAATAATGCAAGGAGTACGATAACAGCCTTCTGCTCATACCATGCGATATTATATATAATAGGAAGCTCGTTAATATCTTCTAATCCGAAAACTTCCTTAAGCTTAAGGGCAATAACTGCAAGAGAATAAGAATCGTTACACTGACCTGCGTCAAGAACTCTGGGGATACCCCCTATGTCTCCAAGGTTAAGCTTGTTATATCTGTATTTAGCGCAGCCTGCCGTAAGAATCACAGCATCTTCAGGAAGCGCCTTGGCAAAATCTGTGTAATAATTTCTGGATTTCATTCTTCCGTCACAGCCGGCCATTACAACAAATTTCTTAATAGCGCCGGATTTAACCGCGTCTACTACTTTGTCTGCAAGAGCCATTACCTGATTGTGAGCAAAACCGCCAATGATTTCTCCTGTTTCTATTTCTGTAGGAGGAGGGCATTTTTTAGCATGGGCTATAATTTCGGAAAAGTCCTTATGGTCTCCTATATTTCCTTCGATATGCTTACAGCCGGGGAAACCTGTGTTTCCTGTTGTGTATAATCTGTCTTTATAGCTGTCTTTCGGAGGAACGATACAGTTTGTAGTCATAAGAATAGGGCCGTTAAAGCTTTCAAATTCTTCTTTTTGCTTCCACCATGCGTTTCCGTAGTTACCGTGGAAATTCGTATACTTCTTGAAGAAAGGATAGTAGTTTGCAGGAAGCATTTCAGAGTGGGTATAAATATCAATATCCATTCCCTTCGTTTGCTCCAGAAGCATTTCTAAATCCTTTAAATCATGACCGGATACTAAGATACCGGGGTTTTTGCCGGCGCCTATTTTAACGCTGCTGATTTCAGGTGCACCGTAGGTAGAGGTATTGGCTTTATCTAAAAGAGCCATGGCTTCTACGCCGAACTTTCCTGTTTCCATAGTTAAAGCGACAAGTTCGTCTGCTGTTAAGCTGTTATCTAAAGTCTTTGCAAGTGCATTTTGAAGGAAGATATCGATATCTTCATTGTCATAAGAAAGAACGTTTGCATGCTTTGTATAGGCCGCCATTCCTTTAAGACCGTATATAATAAGCTCTCTAAGGCTTCTAATGTCTTCGTTTTCAGTTGCTAAAACACCGATGGAAGGTGCTTTTTCATAAAGGTCTTCTTTTGTTTTTCCTTCCCATAACGCAGCTTCTGTAAGACCTTCTTTATTATCTAATTCGTTTAAAAGTTCGCTTTTAAGAGAAAGAGTAGTAAATATTCTTTCCATTATGGAATCTTCATCAAAGTTTGCATTGGTAATTGTTGTGAAAAGATTCTGAGTTATAAAATGATTTATTTCTTTGGAAATTGTTTTTCCGCTTTCTCTAAGTCTTGACGCAATATCTGATAAGCCTTTTGTCGCATAAATAAGCATATCCTGCATGTTTGCAACTTCTGGCTTTTTGCCGCATACGCCTATTTTTGTACAACCGCTGCATCCGGCTGTTTCCTGACATTGGTAGCAAAACATTAAATTATCCATTCATATGCTCCCCCTTGTTTAATTTTTATTTTTCTATTTGATTATAGTGTAAGATACGTTTCTTTTCTGTTGTATTTACAACAAAATGCTTTCAAGCTGGAATTGATTTTAAAGAAATGATATAATTTCAATATTGATGAAAGGCCGTGGCCGCGATGAAAAGAATAAGGATGCTTTATTCAGATATATAGTCAATTTGCTTTTATTCCGAAGTGAATGTTTGGATTAAGACAGCTTAAAATAAGAAAAAAGCAAATTGGCAATGATACTGTTTCATATTTAATTAAGTACAAAGAGGAAAATAAAAAAATTAGGAGAAAAAGATGCAGATTGTAGATTTTAACGAAAGCCACATTCCTATGGCGGCAAAGCTTGCTTTAAAAAATTATAATGAAGAAAAAGAAATCGTCGGGGTGCTGCCTCCTGTTAAAAATTGGCCTGATTTAAAAAAATATGCAGAAAATGGATTAGGTGTTGCAGCTTTTGAAGAGGATACGATGCTGGGGTTCTTATGTGCAGGCAATCCTTTTAAGAATGCTTTTGGTTCCACCGATGCGGTAGGGGTATTCTCTCCTCTTCATGGAAACGGTGCTGTTATAGAAAAAAGAGGCGCAGTATACGGAAGGATGTATCAAAAAGCGGCTGAAAAATGGGCAGCTTCAGGAGCGGCAAGCCACGCAATATGTGTGTATGCCCATGACAAAACTTCTAAAGAGCAGCTTTTTAATTACGGATTCGGTTCAAGATGCATTGATGCCATAAGGCCAATGGGAGAAATAGAAGGAATAGGGGAAAGTAATTATACTTTGGTTGAATTAAAAAAGGAAGATTATGAAAAAGTGTATCCCTTATATAAAATGCTTGAAAACCATATGGCTGAAAGCCCCTGCTTTATCAAAAGGCCCTTTAGCTTTGAAACGTTTATGATATCCGCAAATAAACCTGCCAGCAGATTTTTCGCGGCAATGACAGGAAATGAGATGGCAGCTTTTTTGAAGACTACTTATGGCGGGGAGACATTTATCACTTATAATGATGATATTATACATATAGACGGGGCTTTTTGTCTTCCTGAGCACAGAGGGAAAGGAATTTACAGCCATCTTTTGAATTACACCATTCAAATACTGAAAAAAGAAGGAAATAAATATTTAAGCGTTGATTTTGAAAGCATAAACCCTTCGGCGCATAATTTTTGGACTAAATATTTTTCAGTATATACATGCGGCCTTGCAAGACGCATTGATGAACACTGTATCAATAGGATTTATAAATAAGGAGAAATACAAAAAGGCGGACAGCTTAAACTGTCTGCCTGCATTAAAGCTTTGTTCCCTATGGTTCCTACAGGAGAAGCTTTTCTATAAAATTAGTGTATAAATAGTTCAATTTAGCCGCATGCCTGTTTTCATCGCTTAATAAAGAGAAAAAGGTATTTCTTAAATCAGCGTTTGAATTGTCGGTATAGATGTTGCAGTATTCATTATAAGTATCAAGTTCTTCCAATATGGATTGCTTTAAGCCATCTATATATTTGCTGAAGGATGGTTTTTCAGGGGTTTTTAATTTGGGTTGTGACCAAGCTGTCTGCTTGTAAAGATGATTTAATTTTTCAAGGTGCAGAAGCTCTTCCTCATAAATAGCTTCGATAATTTCATAAGCGCTTTTGTCGGGGGCCATTTTCATAAGCAAGTTATAATTGGCGGCAGAATTTTGCTCGCTATTCATTAATCTCAATAAAATAGCCGGAGTAAGCTGATACCTTTTAACTTGATCCATATTAATTCCTCCTTTTTTGCATCATATGCCTTTGACAAAATATGTGTTAATATAGTAAAGAACAATTAAGAAATAAGAATAAGCATAAATTTACAGAATCATCAGAAGATTAGACGCAAAAGAGAAACATTTTTATGGCCAAGTCGAATTTTTATAGAAAGAATTTCTGAAAAACCTTTTAAATTCCAAGGAATTCATACGTCTAGAGTAATAAAATAAAAAATCAAAAATCATATTGACAATATCTCTTATTCGTATTATAATACTTTTTGTTGCTGAACAATAAACATAGGCCCAGATAGCTCAGTCGGTAGAGCAGAGGACTGAAAATCCTCGTGTCGGCGGTTCGATTCCGTCTCTGGGCATCTTGAAACACTTTGCGGGTGTAGTTCAATGGTAGAACGTCAGCCTTCCAAGCTGAACACGTGGGTTCGATTCCCATCACCCGCTTTTATGCGCGAATGGCTCAGTGGTAGAGCATCGCCTTGCCAAGGCGAGGGCCGCGGGTTCGAATCCCGTTTCGCGCTTTAAAAAAAGAAGCCGATTATATAATCGGCTTTTTTTTTTCGTCAAATCTGCTTGCAAATGTTTTAAGCAGTACAGATGCTGAATCAGATAGCTTATAAAATTTTATTTGCTATCTACATATAAAAAGGAGGGCTTCTTTTGTGCCTGATCTGCGAAAGAATAAAAATGATTCAAGAAAACAGAAACCCTTATTTTGTGTGTGAACTTGAAACAGGATATGTAGTTTTAGGAGACCATCAGAGATTTAACGGATACACGTTGTTCTTATGTAAAGAACATGTAACAGAGCTTCGCCATTTAGATAAGCCCTATAAGATGAAATATTTTTAACGGCAGAAGCCGTGCAAATTGCTTTTGGCGCGGAAAAATGAATTACGAGCTTTTGGGTAACGGAGACGCCCATCTCCATTGGCACCTTTTTCCCAGAAACAAAGGGGATATGCCTATAAAAGGGCCTGTGTGGTGGCTTCCAAAGGAAGAACTAATGGATGAAAGATTCCGGCCGAAAGAAAAAGAATTGAACGTAATGAAGGAAAAACTGAAAAGAGAAATAACAAGGCTTCACCCAAATATGTGAGAATATAAGGGTTTTTAGCCGTAAAAGAAACAATGGAAAATAAAAACGAATAATTTGTAAAAAAGATGTTGACATAAAGGGGATGCTGTGGTAAACTAGATTTTGCGTCCGAGAGAGGACAGCAAAGGAAAAACAAGCACGAGAAGGAAAAACCAGAACATTGAAAACTGAATAATAAGGAAAGAACCAACCCGAAAAGAAATAAACTTTGAGAGCTTTAAGGCTAACGAAGAAAAGTAATACGAGATAAAAAATGCCAGATAGTCAAAAGGGATATGAAATATCCGTTTGACAGTCTAAAAGCTTGCTTTTAGACAAGAGTGGACAAGGATTAAATAGAGAGTTTGATCCTGGCTCAGGATGAACGCTGGCGGCGTGCCTAACACATGCAAGTCGAACGCTGAGTAAATAGTGCTTGCACTATCTACTTGGAGTGGCGGACGGGTGAGTAACGCGTGGGTAATCTGCCCTGTACAGGGGAATAACTGTGAGAAATCATGGCTAATACCGCATAATACCGTATGGCCGCATGGCCGAATGGGGAAAGATTTATCGGTACAGGAGGAGCCCGCGTCTGATTAGCTAGTTGGTGGGGTAAGAGCCTACCAAGGCAATGATCAGTAGCCGGCCTGAGAGGGTGACCGGCCACATTGGGACTGAGACACGGCCCAAACTCCTACGGGAGGCAGCAGTGGGGAATATTGCACAATGGGGGAAACCCTGATGCAGCAACGCCGCGTGAAGGAAGAAGGTTTTCGGATCGTAAACTTCTATCGATGGGGAAGAAAAAAATGACGGTACCCAAGTAAGAAGCCCCGGCTAACTACGTGCCAGCAGCCGCGGTAATACGTAGGGGGCAAGCGTTATCCGGAATTACTGGGTGTAAAGGGTGAGTAGGCGGATTAGTAAGCCATATGTGAAAACTCAGGGCTTAACTTTGAGATTGCATAAGGAACTGTTAATCTAGAGTACAGGAGAGGTAAGTGGAATTCCTAGTGTAGCGGTGAAATGCGTAGATATTAGGAGGAACACCAGTGGCGAAGGCGACTTACTGGACTGAAACTGACGCTGAGGCACGAAAGCGTGGGTAGCGAACAGGATTAGATACCCTGGTAGTCCACGCTGTAAACGATGAGTGCTAGGTGTGGGGGAGAGATCCTCGGTGCCGCAGCAAACGCAATAAGCACTCCACCTGGGGAGTACGGCCGCAAGGTTGAAACTCAAAGGAATTGACGGGGGCCCGCACAAGCGGTGGAGCATGTGGTTTAATTCGAAGCAACGCGAAGAACCTTACCAAGGCTTGACATACCATTGATGGGTGCAGAGATGCACCGTTCTACGGACAATGGATACAGGTGGTGCATGGTTGTCGTCAGCTCGTGTCGTGAGATGTTGGGTTAAGTCCCGCAACGAGCGCAACCCTTATTTTTAGTAGCCAGCGGGTAATGCCGGGCACACTAGAAAGACTGCCGTGGATAACACGGAGGAAGGTGGGGATGACGTCAAATCATCATGCCCCTTATGTCTTGGGCTACACACGTGCTACAATGGCAGGTACAGAGAGAAGCGAAGGGGTGACCTGGAGCAAAGCTCAAAAAAGCTGCCACAGTTCGGATTGTAGTCTGCAACTCGACTACATGAAGCTGGAATCGCTAGTAATCGCAAATCAGCATGTTGCGGTGAATACGTTCCCGGGCCTTGTACACACCGCCCGTCACACCATGGGAGTTGGTAGCGCCCAACGTCTGTGACCTAACCGAAAGGAAGGAGCAGCCTAAGGCGAGACCAGTGACTGGGGTGAAGTCGTAACAAGGTAGCCGTATCGGAAGGTGCGGCTGGATCACCTCCTTTCTAAGGAAAAGTAGGGCAGCACCCAAAAGAATTTGGGTCATTAAACGAAGTTTAATGATTTTGTGAAGCAAAATGCTGAGGAGATAGTTTGTGAAACAAAACTGTCTGAAGGGTTTGAGTACTTATTATTTAGTTTTGAGTGTTCATGTAAATGAATATTCAATGAAATCATACGAGAAGCATGTATGATTTCATACAACTATTTTTGTTAAAAAATAGTAAA
This is a stretch of genomic DNA from Anaeropeptidivorans aminofermentans. It encodes these proteins:
- a CDS encoding NUDIX hydrolase: MKEHFRAFSAVFPMIFKAGRDETKILLHRRKNTGYQDGKWDIAASGHVDKGETAQMAVIRECKEELGIDVKMADIEFAHLSHHFSPDRTYYDIYFLIKGYNGDPSIMEPDKCSELSWFSIEALPDDIIECRKLAIECYINKKLYSEIMER
- a CDS encoding DUF2179 domain-containing protein; translation: MLYLLIFVAKLIEVTMATIRNVLINRGEKLKGSFIAFFEILIWIYVVGAVLENVTEDPLKVVVYALAFTLGNYLGATIENKLAIGTACIQVVIKSDIKGILSDALREKGFGVTIMQGQGKAGEVDLMMIYLKRKRLDEATAIVNEYSPDAMIVINDVRNLKNGFIKK
- the hcp gene encoding hydroxylamine reductase, encoding MDNLMFCYQCQETAGCSGCTKIGVCGKKPEVANMQDMLIYATKGLSDIASRLRESGKTISKEINHFITQNLFTTITNANFDEDSIMERIFTTLSLKSELLNELDNKEGLTEAALWEGKTKEDLYEKAPSIGVLATENEDIRSLRELIIYGLKGMAAYTKHANVLSYDNEDIDIFLQNALAKTLDNSLTADELVALTMETGKFGVEAMALLDKANTSTYGAPEISSVKIGAGKNPGILVSGHDLKDLEMLLEQTKGMDIDIYTHSEMLPANYYPFFKKYTNFHGNYGNAWWKQKEEFESFNGPILMTTNCIVPPKDSYKDRLYTTGNTGFPGCKHIEGNIGDHKDFSEIIAHAKKCPPPTEIETGEIIGGFAHNQVMALADKVVDAVKSGAIKKFVVMAGCDGRMKSRNYYTDFAKALPEDAVILTAGCAKYRYNKLNLGDIGGIPRVLDAGQCNDSYSLAVIALKLKEVFGLEDINELPIIYNIAWYEQKAVIVLLALLYLGVKNIHLGPTLPAFLSPNVANVLVETFGIAGIGSVEDDIELFFGN
- a CDS encoding GNAT family N-acetyltransferase, encoding MQIVDFNESHIPMAAKLALKNYNEEKEIVGVLPPVKNWPDLKKYAENGLGVAAFEEDTMLGFLCAGNPFKNAFGSTDAVGVFSPLHGNGAVIEKRGAVYGRMYQKAAEKWAASGAASHAICVYAHDKTSKEQLFNYGFGSRCIDAIRPMGEIEGIGESNYTLVELKKEDYEKVYPLYKMLENHMAESPCFIKRPFSFETFMISANKPASRFFAAMTGNEMAAFLKTTYGGETFITYNDDIIHIDGAFCLPEHRGKGIYSHLLNYTIQILKKEGNKYLSVDFESINPSAHNFWTKYFSVYTCGLARRIDEHCINRIYK
- a CDS encoding ferritin family protein, producing the protein MDQVKRYQLTPAILLRLMNSEQNSAANYNLLMKMAPDKSAYEIIEAIYEEELLHLEKLNHLYKQTAWSQPKLKTPEKPSFSKYIDGLKQSILEELDTYNEYCNIYTDNSNADLRNTFFSLLSDENRHAAKLNYLYTNFIEKLLL